A DNA window from Vicinamibacterales bacterium contains the following coding sequences:
- a CDS encoding VWA domain-containing protein, whose product MSRSRPAGAAMAAALAVWVAAAAGQEPTFKARVDEVRIDVLVTERGRAVTGLTAADFEVKDNGALQPVHLVSLGDVPVAAVLALDLSRSVAGPRLEALKRAGLSFVDALTPADSAALVGFNRLAVQHVGLTHDLDLVRRGLARAAALGDTALVDATLAAMLLGDADAGRTLVVVFSDGVDTASFTSPELALATARRVNGVVYAVSASREAPTFLQDVADATGGRVIDLAADGDPAPAFVEILREFRQRYVISFTPSEGAAGGWHTLDVRVKQSGMRALSRRGYFAGRP is encoded by the coding sequence ATGAGCAGGTCGCGACCCGCGGGCGCGGCGATGGCTGCGGCCCTGGCCGTGTGGGTGGCCGCGGCGGCCGGCCAGGAGCCGACGTTCAAGGCGCGGGTGGACGAGGTGCGCATCGACGTCCTGGTCACCGAGCGCGGACGGGCCGTGACCGGGCTGACCGCCGCGGACTTCGAGGTGAAGGACAACGGCGCCCTGCAGCCGGTCCACCTGGTGAGCCTCGGGGACGTGCCGGTCGCGGCGGTGCTGGCGCTCGATCTGAGCCGCAGCGTCGCCGGCCCGCGGCTCGAGGCGCTCAAGCGGGCCGGACTGAGCTTCGTCGACGCGCTGACGCCGGCCGATTCGGCCGCGCTCGTCGGGTTCAACCGTCTGGCCGTGCAGCACGTGGGGCTCACCCACGACCTCGACCTCGTGCGCCGGGGCCTGGCCCGGGCGGCCGCGCTCGGCGACACCGCGCTGGTCGATGCGACGCTGGCGGCGATGCTCCTCGGCGACGCCGACGCGGGCCGGACGCTCGTCGTGGTCTTCAGCGACGGCGTGGACACGGCGAGCTTCACCAGTCCGGAGCTGGCGCTCGCGACGGCGCGGCGCGTGAACGGCGTGGTCTACGCCGTGTCGGCCAGCCGCGAGGCGCCGACGTTCCTCCAAGACGTGGCCGACGCCACCGGCGGCCGCGTGATCGACCTGGCGGCCGACGGCGATCCCGCCCCCGCGTTCGTGGAGATCCTGCGCGAGTTCCGCCAGCGGTACGTCATCAGCTTCACGCCGTCGGAGGGCGCGGCCGGAGGCTGGCACACCCTGGACGTCCGGGTGAAACAGTCCGGCATGCGGGCGCTGTCGCGTCGCGGCTACTTCGCCGGCCGGCCCTGA
- a CDS encoding SHOCT domain-containing protein, producing MSLVLHGGYGKTLFVTRDSVRIVQEHLEERRDKALLMRHISAVDVKKPGAFDGFIQFSIAGGVPHDSSKSLTGGAYDAARDENAVTFSDLDTYDLALKIKLHVESWTPGDPLAVAGELRALKDLLDEGALTAEEFAARKQRLLHDR from the coding sequence ATGAGCCTGGTGCTCCACGGCGGGTACGGCAAGACGTTGTTCGTGACGCGCGACAGCGTCCGCATCGTGCAGGAGCATCTCGAGGAGCGCCGCGACAAGGCCCTCCTCATGCGCCACATCTCGGCGGTGGACGTGAAGAAGCCCGGCGCCTTCGACGGGTTCATCCAGTTCTCGATTGCCGGCGGCGTGCCGCACGACAGCTCGAAGTCGCTCACCGGCGGCGCCTACGACGCGGCGCGCGACGAGAACGCCGTGACCTTCAGCGATCTCGACACCTACGACCTCGCGCTGAAGATCAAGCTGCACGTGGAGTCGTGGACGCCCGGCGACCCGCTCGCCGTGGCGGGCGAACTCCGCGCCCTCAAGGACCTGCTGGACGAGGGCGCGCTCACGGCCGAGGAGTTCGCCGCCCGGAAGCAGCGGCTCTTGCACGATCGCTGA